In Streptosporangiales bacterium, a single window of DNA contains:
- a CDS encoding PDZ domain-containing protein, with the protein MSNFLVLGGVGIAIFVVALVISIACHEWGHFFFARRFGMKATEFFIGFGPRIWSFKRGETEYGFKVIPAGAYVRILGMTPLEELDPVDQPRAFWRAKPMQRFLVLVAGSLTHFVIGIVLLMVLMMGVGVPIKGQTLEMARVSTCVPTSTAGGCEEGAAKSPAALGGIKPGDRVTAFEGRQVTSWKQLTDQLKARGGDRVTVTVERGGKTIDIPVTLATITDSETGRRVGFLGVTAGERVEGYQTWSPGEAVVMTGQVFVREIGLIFQTLVKIPGAIPQLFSPERGETQGGQVGSVVGAGRMAGSLFGSDEPTRAKASAMIDMLQGINVFIGVFNLLPLLPMDGGHIAVLFWERIKAFIARKRGRPDPGPVDMTKLLPATYVVFILLVGLGVLLIAADIVNPLASPF; encoded by the coding sequence ATGTCCAACTTCCTTGTGCTGGGCGGGGTGGGCATCGCCATCTTCGTGGTCGCCCTCGTCATCTCCATCGCCTGCCACGAGTGGGGCCACTTCTTCTTCGCCCGCCGGTTCGGCATGAAGGCGACCGAGTTCTTCATCGGCTTCGGTCCCCGCATCTGGTCGTTCAAGCGTGGCGAGACCGAGTACGGCTTCAAGGTCATCCCCGCCGGTGCGTACGTCCGCATCCTCGGCATGACCCCGCTCGAGGAGCTCGACCCCGTCGACCAGCCGCGGGCGTTCTGGCGGGCGAAGCCGATGCAGCGGTTCCTGGTCCTCGTCGCCGGCTCGCTGACCCACTTCGTCATCGGCATCGTGCTGCTGATGGTGCTGATGATGGGCGTCGGCGTGCCGATCAAGGGCCAGACGCTCGAGATGGCCCGGGTCTCCACCTGCGTGCCCACGTCCACCGCCGGCGGCTGCGAGGAGGGCGCCGCCAAGTCGCCCGCGGCGCTCGGGGGGATCAAGCCGGGCGACCGCGTCACGGCTTTCGAGGGCCGGCAGGTGACCTCGTGGAAGCAGCTGACCGACCAGCTGAAGGCACGCGGCGGCGACCGGGTCACGGTCACCGTCGAACGCGGCGGCAAGACCATCGACATCCCGGTCACGCTGGCCACGATCACCGATTCCGAGACCGGTCGCCGCGTCGGGTTCCTCGGCGTCACGGCGGGCGAGCGCGTCGAGGGCTACCAGACGTGGAGCCCGGGCGAGGCCGTCGTCATGACGGGGCAGGTGTTCGTACGCGAGATCGGCCTGATCTTCCAGACGCTCGTGAAGATCCCCGGCGCGATCCCGCAGCTGTTCTCCCCGGAGCGCGGCGAGACCCAGGGCGGACAGGTGGGCAGCGTGGTCGGCGCGGGTCGCATGGCCGGGTCGCTGTTCGGCTCCGATGAGCCCACCCGCGCCAAGGCGTCCGCGATGATCGACATGCTGCAGGGCATCAACGTCTTCATCGGCGTCTTCAACCTGCTGCCGCTGCTGCCGATGGACGGCGGTCACATCGCCGTCCTGTTCTGGGAGCGGATCAAGGCGTTCATCGCCCGCAAGCGCGGCCGTCCCGACCCGGGCCCGGTCGACATGACCAAGCTGCTACCGGCCACCTACGTGGTGTTCATCCTGCTCGTCGGCCTCGGCGTGCTGCTCATCGCGGCCGACATCGTCAACCCGCTGGCGAGCCCGTTCTGA
- a CDS encoding 1-deoxy-D-xylulose-5-phosphate reductoisomerase gives MGPGPARHAVRNNGRVPPSAPRRDVVVLGSTGSVGTQALEVVADNRDKFRVVGIAAGGGNPELLVRQALDLGVAIVAVARPTAVQDVQLALYSEAQRRGYSRGEYRLPKILAGPQAVAELAEWPCDVVLNAVDGAAGLRPTLAALRAGRILALANKESLIVGGSLVRDLAAPGQIVPVDSEHSALAQCLRGGDGHEVRKLVVTASGGPFRGRRREELTDVTPEQALAHPTWQMGPVITVNSATLVNKALEVVEAHLLFDIPFDRIEVVVHPQSMVHSMVEFVDGSTLAQCSPPDMRLPIALALGWPHRVADAARPVDWTTAHTWEFLPLDDEAFPAIRLAREVGELGGTYPAVYNAANEECVRAFLDHRLPFLGIVDTVQRVVAAHDESERARSDQGGAGELTVEAVLAADGWAREQARTIAGIRSDSRSDSSAVRGDRGSR, from the coding sequence ATGGGCCCCGGCCCGGCTCGACACGCGGTGCGGAACAATGGGCGCGTGCCTCCCTCTGCGCCCCGTCGCGACGTCGTCGTCCTCGGCTCCACCGGTTCGGTCGGCACCCAGGCGCTCGAGGTCGTAGCGGACAACCGGGACAAGTTCCGCGTCGTCGGCATCGCCGCGGGCGGCGGCAACCCCGAGCTGCTCGTCCGGCAGGCGCTCGACCTCGGGGTCGCCATCGTGGCCGTCGCGCGGCCGACGGCCGTCCAGGACGTCCAGCTCGCCCTGTACTCGGAGGCGCAGCGCCGCGGGTACTCGCGCGGCGAGTACCGGCTGCCGAAGATCCTCGCGGGACCCCAGGCCGTCGCCGAGCTCGCCGAGTGGCCGTGCGACGTCGTGCTCAACGCGGTCGACGGCGCCGCCGGCCTCCGTCCGACGCTCGCAGCGTTGCGGGCCGGACGCATCCTCGCGTTGGCGAACAAGGAGTCGCTGATCGTCGGCGGGTCGCTCGTCCGCGATCTCGCCGCGCCCGGGCAGATCGTGCCCGTCGACTCCGAGCACTCCGCCCTCGCCCAGTGCCTGCGCGGTGGCGACGGCCACGAGGTGCGCAAGCTCGTCGTGACCGCCAGCGGCGGACCGTTCCGCGGCCGCCGCCGCGAGGAGCTGACCGACGTGACCCCCGAGCAGGCGCTGGCCCACCCCACCTGGCAGATGGGGCCGGTGATCACGGTCAACAGCGCGACGCTCGTCAACAAGGCGTTGGAGGTCGTCGAGGCCCACCTGCTCTTCGACATCCCGTTCGACCGCATCGAGGTGGTCGTCCACCCGCAGTCGATGGTCCACTCGATGGTCGAGTTCGTCGACGGCTCCACGCTGGCGCAGTGCTCGCCGCCGGACATGCGGCTCCCGATCGCCCTGGCGCTCGGTTGGCCCCACCGGGTGGCGGACGCGGCACGGCCCGTCGACTGGACCACGGCCCACACCTGGGAGTTCCTGCCGCTCGACGACGAGGCGTTCCCCGCCATCCGGCTCGCGCGGGAGGTGGGGGAGCTCGGCGGCACCTACCCCGCCGTTTACAACGCGGCCAACGAGGAATGCGTGCGGGCCTTCCTCGACCACCGGCTGCCGTTCCTCGGTATCGTCGATACGGTACAGCGGGTCGTGGCCGCCCACGACGAGTCCGAGCGGGCTCGCTCGGACCAGGGCGGGGCCGGCGAGCTCACCGTCGAGGCGGTACTCGCCGCCGACGGCTGGGCGCGAGAACAGGCCCGTACGATCGCGGGCATTCGATCAGACAGCCGATCAGACAGCAGCGCAGTCCGAGGAGACAGGGGTAGCCGGTAG
- the hisF gene encoding imidazole glycerol phosphate synthase subunit HisF, whose amino-acid sequence MTVAVRVIPCLDVDAGRVVKGVRFTDLRDAGDPVELARVYDAEGADELVFFDITASAQDRSTTYDVVRRTAEQVFIPLTVGGGVREVADVDRLLRAGADKVTVNTGAVARPELLREAAERFGSQCVVLSMDVRRAPGTPSGFEVTTHGGRRGTGIDAVEWAARAAELGAGEVTLNSMDADGTGDGYDLELIRAIRSVVSVPVVASGGAGGLADFPPAVAAGADAVLAATVFHFGRFRIGEVKATLAAAGHPVRTAPAA is encoded by the coding sequence GTGACGGTTGCCGTGAGAGTCATCCCCTGCCTCGATGTCGACGCCGGGCGGGTCGTCAAGGGCGTGCGGTTCACCGACCTGCGCGACGCCGGTGACCCGGTCGAGCTCGCCCGGGTCTACGACGCCGAGGGGGCCGACGAGCTCGTCTTCTTCGACATCACCGCGAGTGCCCAGGACCGTTCGACCACGTACGACGTGGTGCGCCGCACGGCCGAGCAGGTGTTCATCCCGCTGACCGTCGGCGGCGGCGTGCGTGAGGTCGCCGACGTCGACCGGCTGCTCCGTGCGGGCGCCGACAAGGTGACGGTCAACACCGGTGCGGTCGCGCGGCCCGAGCTGCTGCGCGAGGCCGCCGAGCGCTTCGGGTCGCAGTGTGTCGTGCTGTCGATGGACGTACGCCGCGCACCCGGCACACCGTCCGGCTTCGAGGTGACCACCCACGGCGGCCGCCGCGGCACCGGCATCGACGCGGTCGAGTGGGCGGCGCGTGCGGCCGAGCTCGGCGCCGGCGAGGTGACGCTGAACTCGATGGACGCCGACGGCACCGGCGACGGCTACGACCTCGAGCTCATCCGCGCGATCAGGTCTGTGGTGTCGGTGCCCGTCGTCGCCAGTGGCGGGGCGGGCGGGCTCGCCGACTTCCCGCCGGCCGTGGCCGCCGGCGCCGACGCGGTGCTCGCCGCGACCGTGTTCCACTTCGGGCGGTTCCGGATCGGCGAGGTCAAGGCGACGCTCGCCGCGGCGGGCCACCCCGTCCGCACGGCTCCGGCCGCGTAG
- a CDS encoding adenylate kinase gives MRKYVIMGVQGSGKGTQSALLARDFDLVHMSVGDIFRWHVQSHTKLGAQVRRIMAAGELVDDDMVESVVRERLDQHDWNYGFIVDGFPRNARQAEFFLESYDIDGVIHLDLPDDEVRRRVLARRLCAGCGMDYNLIAHHPEVDDRCDVCGRELVTREDDTEEALAARLRDYHGKTNPVLELFQRKEFVVTVDARAERGAVQRTIRERLGLPVSVPEELERP, from the coding sequence ATGCGCAAGTACGTGATCATGGGTGTCCAGGGCAGCGGCAAGGGCACGCAGAGCGCGCTGCTCGCCAGGGACTTCGACCTCGTGCACATGAGTGTGGGTGACATCTTCCGCTGGCACGTGCAGAGCCACACCAAGCTCGGCGCGCAGGTGCGTCGCATCATGGCGGCCGGGGAGCTCGTCGACGACGACATGGTCGAGTCCGTCGTGCGGGAACGGCTCGACCAGCACGACTGGAACTACGGCTTCATCGTCGACGGGTTCCCGCGCAACGCGCGGCAGGCGGAGTTCTTCCTGGAGAGCTACGACATCGACGGTGTCATCCACCTCGACCTGCCCGACGACGAGGTGCGCCGCCGCGTGCTCGCGCGGCGGCTGTGCGCCGGCTGCGGCATGGACTACAACCTCATCGCGCACCACCCGGAGGTCGACGACCGGTGCGACGTCTGCGGCCGCGAGCTCGTGACCCGCGAGGACGACACCGAGGAGGCACTCGCGGCGCGGCTGCGCGACTACCACGGCAAGACCAACCCCGTGCTCGAGCTCTTCCAGCGCAAGGAGTTCGTCGTGACCGTCGACGCGCGTGCCGAGCGGGGCGCCGTCCAGCGCACGATCCGCGAACGCCTCGGCCTGCCCGTGTCCGTACCGGAGGAGCTCGAGCGCCCGTGA
- the priA gene encoding bifunctional 1-(5-phosphoribosyl)-5-((5-phosphoribosylamino)methylideneamino)imidazole-4-carboxamide isomerase/phosphoribosylanthranilate isomerase PriA yields the protein MPIELLPAVDVADGQAVRLVQGEAGTETSYGDPHLAAQAWQEQGAEWIHLVDLDAAFGRGSNRDLLAKVVAGLDVQVELSGGIRDDESLVAALATGCTRVNLGTAALEQPQWCAAAIAEYGPRIAVGLDVRGRTLAARGWTREGGDLFEVLERLERDGCARYVVTDVTKDGTLRGPNVDLLREVCAATGKPVVASGGVATLDDLRALSTLAADGVEGVIVGKALYAGAFTLPEALAAVA from the coding sequence GTGCCCATCGAGCTGCTGCCCGCCGTCGACGTCGCGGACGGCCAGGCCGTGCGCCTGGTGCAGGGGGAGGCCGGCACCGAGACGTCGTACGGCGACCCGCACCTCGCCGCCCAGGCGTGGCAGGAACAGGGTGCGGAGTGGATCCACCTCGTCGACCTCGACGCGGCGTTCGGGCGCGGCTCCAACCGCGACCTGCTCGCGAAGGTCGTCGCCGGCCTCGACGTCCAGGTGGAGCTGTCCGGCGGCATCCGCGACGACGAGAGCCTCGTGGCCGCCCTGGCGACCGGGTGCACGCGGGTGAACCTCGGCACGGCGGCGCTCGAGCAGCCGCAGTGGTGCGCCGCCGCGATCGCCGAGTACGGGCCGAGGATCGCCGTCGGGCTCGACGTCCGCGGCCGCACCCTCGCCGCCCGCGGCTGGACGCGGGAGGGCGGCGACCTCTTCGAGGTGCTCGAGCGCCTCGAGCGCGACGGGTGTGCGCGATACGTCGTCACCGACGTGACGAAGGACGGCACGCTGCGCGGGCCCAACGTCGACCTGCTCCGCGAGGTCTGCGCCGCCACGGGCAAGCCGGTGGTGGCGAGCGGCGGCGTCGCGACGCTCGACGACCTGCGCGCCCTGTCGACGCTCGCCGCCGACGGCGTCGAGGGCGTGATCGTCGGCAAGGCGCTGTATGCGGGCGCGTTCACCCTGCCCGAGGCGTTGGCGGCCGTGGCATGA
- the hisH gene encoding imidazole glycerol phosphate synthase subunit HisH yields the protein MSTVVVLDYGSGNLRSAERALARTGADVEVTADFARAMDADGLVVPGVGAFAACMRGIREVRGDQLVGRRLAAGRPVLGICVGMQVLFERGVEHGVETEGCGEWPGVVERLDAKVLPHMGWNTVTAPEGSRLFDGIGAGERFYFVHSYAARQLDLPGDRYRTPLVTWAEHGERFVAAVENGPLSAVQFHPEKSGDSGARLLRNWVATLS from the coding sequence ATGAGCACCGTTGTCGTGCTCGACTACGGGTCGGGCAACCTGCGGTCGGCGGAGCGGGCGCTGGCACGTACGGGCGCCGACGTCGAGGTGACGGCCGACTTCGCGAGGGCGATGGACGCCGACGGCCTGGTCGTGCCTGGCGTCGGGGCGTTCGCGGCGTGCATGCGAGGGATACGCGAGGTGCGCGGCGACCAGCTCGTCGGGCGCCGGCTCGCGGCTGGCAGGCCCGTGCTCGGCATCTGCGTCGGCATGCAGGTCCTCTTCGAGCGCGGTGTCGAGCACGGCGTCGAGACGGAGGGCTGCGGGGAGTGGCCGGGCGTCGTCGAGCGCCTCGACGCCAAGGTGCTCCCGCATATGGGCTGGAACACCGTCACCGCTCCCGAGGGCTCGCGGCTGTTCGACGGCATCGGCGCCGGCGAGCGCTTCTACTTCGTGCACTCCTACGCTGCGCGGCAGCTCGACCTGCCGGGCGACCGATACCGGACCCCTCTGGTCACGTGGGCCGAGCACGGCGAGCGGTTCGTCGCGGCGGTGGAGAACGGCCCGCTGTCGGCAGTGCAGTTCCACCCGGAGAAGTCCGGCGACTCGGGTGCGCGGCTGCTGCGCAACTGGGTCGCCACCCTGAGCTGA
- the hisB gene encoding imidazoleglycerol-phosphate dehydratase HisB, producing the protein MSDNGRRAVVDRTTKESDVHVELDLDGAGVVEVDTGVPFYDHMLSQLGRHGGFDLTARTKGDIEIDAHHTVEDTAIAFGLALREALGDRSGIRRFGDALVPLDEALCQTAVDLSGRPYLVHEELETRAAMIGTYDVTLTQHVWESIVANAQICLHVRVLSGRNAHHVHEAQFKSVARALRDAVSRDPRVVGVPSTKGVLGS; encoded by the coding sequence GTGAGCGACAACGGGCGTCGAGCGGTCGTCGACCGCACGACGAAGGAGTCCGACGTGCACGTCGAGCTCGACCTCGACGGCGCGGGCGTCGTCGAGGTCGACACGGGCGTGCCGTTCTACGACCACATGCTGAGCCAGCTCGGCAGGCACGGCGGGTTCGACCTCACGGCGCGCACCAAGGGCGACATCGAGATCGACGCGCACCACACGGTCGAGGACACCGCGATCGCGTTCGGCCTGGCTCTGCGCGAGGCGCTCGGCGACCGGTCGGGCATCCGCAGGTTCGGCGACGCGCTCGTGCCGCTCGACGAGGCGCTGTGCCAGACCGCGGTCGACCTGTCCGGCCGGCCGTACCTCGTGCACGAGGAGCTCGAGACCCGCGCCGCGATGATCGGCACGTACGACGTCACGCTGACCCAGCACGTCTGGGAGTCGATCGTCGCCAACGCGCAGATCTGCCTGCACGTCCGCGTGCTCTCCGGACGCAACGCGCACCACGTGCACGAGGCGCAGTTCAAGTCGGTGGCGCGGGCCCTGCGTGACGCGGTCAGCCGCGACCCGCGGGTGGTCGGCGTGCCGAGCACCAAGGGCGTGCTGGGATCGTGA
- a CDS encoding histidinol-phosphate transaminase: MKLEDLPLRDDLRGLSPYGAPQLDVPVCLNTNENPHPPPAALVAEVARDVAAAAASLNRYPDREATRLREDLAAYLGHDLTAERVWAANGSNEVIQQILLAFGGPGRAALGFEPSYTMHRLISLATGTAWHNAWRDDDFGIDADRAVEVVAAERPDVVFLTSPNNPTGTALPLDTVARILDVAPGMVVVDEAYAEFARAGTASALTLLPDHPRLIVTRTMSKAFALAGARVGYLAADAAVVDALHLVRLPYHLSAVTQAVARAALRYAGDLLGTVDAVRAERDRMVERLRDLGFEVVDSDANFVLAGRFSDQRRAWQQLLDRGVLVRDVGLAGWLRVTAGLPDEVDAFLSALKEVDR, encoded by the coding sequence ATGAAGCTCGAAGACCTTCCGCTCCGCGACGACCTGCGCGGGCTCTCGCCGTACGGGGCCCCGCAGCTCGACGTGCCGGTATGCCTGAACACCAATGAGAACCCGCACCCGCCGCCCGCCGCTCTTGTCGCGGAGGTGGCGCGCGACGTGGCGGCGGCCGCCGCGTCGCTCAACCGCTACCCCGACCGCGAGGCGACGCGGCTGCGCGAGGACCTGGCGGCCTACCTCGGTCACGACCTGACGGCCGAGCGGGTCTGGGCTGCGAACGGCTCCAACGAGGTGATCCAGCAGATCCTGCTGGCCTTCGGCGGCCCCGGGCGTGCGGCGCTGGGCTTCGAGCCGTCGTACACCATGCACCGGCTGATCTCGCTCGCCACGGGCACCGCCTGGCACAACGCGTGGCGCGACGACGACTTCGGCATCGACGCCGACCGCGCGGTCGAGGTGGTGGCGGCGGAGCGTCCCGACGTCGTCTTCCTCACCTCACCGAACAACCCCACGGGCACCGCGCTGCCACTCGACACGGTGGCGCGCATCCTCGACGTCGCCCCCGGCATGGTCGTGGTCGACGAGGCGTACGCGGAGTTCGCGCGCGCCGGCACCGCGAGCGCGCTGACCCTGCTGCCCGACCACCCGCGGCTGATCGTGACGCGCACGATGTCGAAGGCGTTCGCGCTCGCCGGTGCCCGCGTCGGCTACCTCGCGGCCGACGCCGCGGTCGTCGACGCGCTGCACCTGGTGCGGCTGCCGTACCACCTGTCCGCGGTGACGCAGGCGGTCGCGCGCGCCGCGCTCAGGTACGCCGGCGACCTGCTGGGCACGGTCGACGCGGTGCGGGCGGAGCGCGACCGGATGGTCGAGCGGTTGCGCGATCTCGGCTTCGAGGTCGTCGACTCCGACGCGAACTTCGTGCTCGCCGGCCGGTTCTCCGACCAGCGGCGCGCGTGGCAGCAGCTCCTCGACCGCGGCGTGCTCGTCCGCGACGTCGGCCTCGCCGGCTGGTTGCGGGTCACGGCCGGTCTGCCGGATGAGGTCGACGCATTTCTCAGTGCACTCAAGGAGGTCGACAGGTGA
- the hisD gene encoding histidinol dehydrogenase, whose product MIRRLDLRERAADEVRGLLPRAALDVEAALDAVRPVCADVEQRGLAAVVDATRRFDGVELTTTRVPAEALEKALVDLDDRVRAALDEAIRRARIVHEAQRRADVATQVVPGGTVTERWVPIHRVGLYAPAGLVPLPSSVVMNVVPAQVAGVDAAAVASPPDRQTGLPHPTILAACALLGVDEVYAVGGAQAVAMFAYGTAECAPVDLVAGPGNVYVAAAKRLLRGVVGIDAEAGPSEVCVLADASATPAYVAVDLMAQAEHSDNSAVMLVTDSVELLDAVAAELAARVPHTPNRALVEPSLANQSALVLVRDLDQALEVVDAWAAEHVEVLTANARDVAARVRNAGAIFVGEYSPVPLGDYLAGSNHVLPTGGTARHTGGLSVQSFLKGVHVVEYTREALAGVADHIDALGSAEHLHAHVAAVRERQ is encoded by the coding sequence GTGATCCGACGTCTCGACCTCCGCGAGCGCGCCGCCGACGAGGTGCGCGGGCTGCTGCCGCGCGCCGCGCTCGACGTCGAAGCGGCCCTCGACGCCGTCCGTCCCGTGTGCGCGGACGTCGAGCAGCGCGGGCTCGCGGCCGTCGTCGACGCGACCCGGCGGTTCGACGGCGTCGAGCTGACCACCACGCGGGTGCCGGCCGAGGCGCTGGAGAAGGCGCTGGTCGACCTCGACGACAGGGTGCGTGCCGCCCTCGACGAGGCGATCAGGCGGGCGCGGATCGTCCACGAGGCACAGCGCCGCGCCGACGTCGCCACCCAGGTCGTGCCGGGCGGCACCGTGACCGAGCGCTGGGTTCCGATCCACCGGGTCGGGCTGTACGCCCCCGCCGGGCTCGTGCCGCTGCCGTCGAGCGTCGTGATGAACGTCGTGCCGGCCCAGGTCGCGGGCGTCGACGCAGCTGCCGTCGCCTCACCGCCCGACAGGCAGACCGGACTGCCGCACCCCACGATCCTCGCCGCGTGCGCGCTGCTCGGCGTCGACGAGGTCTACGCCGTCGGCGGGGCGCAGGCGGTGGCCATGTTCGCGTACGGCACGGCCGAGTGCGCGCCCGTCGACCTCGTCGCCGGGCCTGGCAACGTCTACGTCGCCGCGGCCAAGCGACTGCTGCGCGGTGTCGTCGGCATCGACGCCGAGGCCGGCCCGAGCGAGGTGTGCGTGCTCGCCGACGCGTCGGCGACCCCGGCGTACGTCGCGGTCGACCTGATGGCGCAGGCCGAGCACTCCGACAACTCGGCCGTCATGCTCGTCACCGACTCCGTCGAGCTGCTCGACGCCGTCGCGGCCGAGCTCGCCGCCCGCGTGCCGCACACGCCCAACCGCGCGCTCGTCGAGCCGTCGCTCGCGAACCAGTCCGCGCTCGTGCTCGTCCGCGACCTCGACCAGGCGCTCGAGGTCGTCGACGCCTGGGCGGCGGAGCACGTCGAGGTGCTCACCGCGAACGCGCGTGACGTCGCGGCGCGGGTCCGCAACGCCGGCGCGATATTCGTGGGGGAGTACTCGCCGGTGCCGCTTGGCGACTACCTCGCCGGGTCCAACCACGTCCTGCCGACCGGTGGCACCGCACGGCACACCGGCGGGCTGTCCGTCCAGTCGTTCCTCAAGGGCGTCCACGTCGTGGAGTACACGCGTGAGGCACTCGCCGGCGTCGCCGACCACATCGACGCGCTCGGCTCGGCCGAGCATCTCCACGCGCATGTGGCCGCGGTACGCGAACGTCAGTGA
- the ybaK gene encoding Cys-tRNA(Pro) deacylase, producing the protein MAGSGTPATIAATRARIAFTLHAYEHDESAASYGLEAAAALGVEPERVYKTLVAEVDGALTVGVVPVDASLDLKALAQAAGGKRATLADPRKAERATGYVVGGISPLGQKRRLPVFVDASASSYTTVYVSAGRRGLDIELAPADLLALSGGRTAALAR; encoded by the coding sequence ATGGCAGGCTCAGGGACGCCCGCGACGATCGCCGCCACGCGGGCGCGGATCGCGTTCACGCTGCACGCGTACGAGCACGACGAGAGCGCCGCGTCGTACGGCCTGGAGGCCGCGGCGGCACTCGGGGTGGAGCCCGAGCGCGTGTACAAGACGCTGGTCGCCGAGGTCGACGGCGCGCTCACGGTCGGCGTGGTACCCGTCGACGCCTCGCTCGACCTCAAGGCCCTCGCCCAGGCGGCGGGTGGGAAGAGGGCGACGCTCGCCGACCCGCGGAAGGCCGAGCGCGCGACGGGCTACGTCGTCGGCGGCATCAGTCCGCTCGGCCAGAAGCGCAGGCTGCCGGTGTTCGTCGACGCGTCGGCGTCGTCGTACACCACCGTGTACGTCTCCGCGGGGCGGCGGGGTCTCGACATCGAGCTCGCCCCCGCCGACCTGCTGGCGCTCAGCGGCGGCCGGACCGCCGCCCTCGCCCGCTGA
- a CDS encoding universal stress protein, with protein MRPPHDGASRQPPPLRSSLTCGDRATRRRRSRCDARFGGHLMTVLVSLPPVESGRAGLDAARLFAAAAGEPLVVCTVIPEPWNYPSSARVDAEYDQWRRTQADRALADAREMLGDSVEATFVTRRARSVPAGLLDAVAEHGASTLVVGSSSGGPFGRVVLGSTSDRLLHSSPVPLLLAPRGFTAGSFDRATRLTCAFAGTPEARDVLAATAALAGRLGVPMRVASFLVGRHETPTAGVGLRAEATVLTQWHEQVVAAQREALASLPDVPAGVEPSVVSGRTWGDAVETLGWTEGDVLALGSSAVGMVTRVFLGSRANKIVRRSPVPTMILPRPTDAG; from the coding sequence ATGAGGCCACCCCATGACGGTGCTTCCCGGCAGCCTCCTCCGCTCCGCTCCTCGCTCACGTGCGGTGATCGCGCGACCCGCCGTCGGCGTTCTCGCTGCGATGCTCGCTTTGGAGGCCACCTCATGACGGTCCTCGTCAGCCTGCCGCCAGTCGAGTCCGGTCGCGCAGGGCTCGACGCCGCGCGGCTGTTCGCGGCCGCGGCGGGGGAACCGCTCGTCGTGTGCACGGTGATCCCCGAGCCCTGGAACTACCCCAGCTCCGCGCGGGTCGACGCCGAGTACGACCAGTGGCGTCGCACCCAGGCCGACCGGGCGCTCGCCGACGCACGCGAGATGCTCGGCGACTCCGTCGAGGCGACGTTCGTCACCAGACGCGCGCGCTCGGTGCCCGCGGGCCTGCTCGACGCCGTCGCCGAGCACGGGGCCTCGACGCTCGTCGTGGGCTCGTCGTCCGGCGGTCCGTTCGGCCGCGTCGTGCTCGGCAGCACCAGCGACCGGCTGCTGCACAGCTCGCCGGTGCCGCTCCTCCTCGCGCCCCGCGGCTTCACGGCCGGCTCGTTCGACCGCGCCACGCGGTTGACGTGTGCGTTCGCCGGCACGCCGGAGGCACGCGACGTGCTCGCGGCGACCGCGGCGCTGGCCGGCCGGCTCGGCGTCCCGATGCGGGTGGCCAGCTTCCTCGTCGGCAGGCACGAGACACCCACGGCAGGGGTCGGCCTGCGCGCCGAGGCGACCGTCCTGACGCAGTGGCACGAGCAGGTCGTCGCCGCGCAGCGCGAGGCGCTCGCGTCGCTGCCGGACGTACCGGCCGGCGTCGAGCCGTCCGTCGTCAGTGGCCGCACCTGGGGCGACGCGGTCGAGACGCTCGGCTGGACCGAGGGCGACGTGCTGGCCCTCGGGTCGAGCGCTGTGGGCATGGTCACGCGGGTGTTCCTCGGCTCGCGGGCCAACAAGATCGTCCGCCGTTCGCCCGTGCCTACGATGATCCTGCCGCGCCCGACCGACGCGGGGTGA